The following are from one region of the Pseudomonas lalucatii genome:
- a CDS encoding NAD(P)/FAD-dependent oxidoreductase, whose translation MAHTAYPQSYYAASANPVPARPELNGEVETDVCVVGAGYTGLSTALFLLESGFKVSIVEAAKVGFGASGRNGGQIVNSYSRDIDVIERTVDPKQAQLLGQMAFEGGRIIRERVAKYGIQCDLKDGGVFAALTGKQMDHLEAQKKLWERYGHTQLELMDAKRIREVVATDNYIGGMLDMSGGHIHPLNLALGEAAAVESLGGVIYEQSPATRIERGENPVVHTPNGRIRAKFVVVAGNAYLGNLIPELSAKSMPCGTQVITTEPLSDELAKSLLPQDYCVEDCNYLLDYYRLSGDKRLIFGGGVVYGARAPSNIEAIIRPKMLKAFPQLKDVKIDYAWTGNFLLTLSRLPQVGRLGNNIYYSQGCSGHGVTYTHVAGKVLAEALRGQAERFDAFAELPHYPFPGGQLLRVPFTAMGAWYYSLRDRLGV comes from the coding sequence ATGGCGCACACGGCATATCCACAATCCTATTACGCCGCATCGGCAAACCCCGTCCCAGCACGCCCCGAGCTGAACGGTGAGGTCGAAACCGACGTGTGCGTCGTCGGCGCCGGCTACACCGGCCTGTCCACCGCCCTGTTCCTGCTCGAGAGCGGCTTCAAGGTAAGCATCGTCGAGGCCGCCAAGGTCGGCTTCGGCGCTTCGGGGCGCAACGGTGGGCAGATCGTCAACAGCTACAGCCGCGACATCGATGTCATCGAACGCACGGTCGATCCCAAGCAGGCCCAGCTGCTGGGCCAGATGGCCTTCGAGGGCGGACGCATCATTCGCGAGCGGGTGGCCAAGTACGGCATTCAGTGCGACCTCAAGGACGGCGGCGTGTTCGCCGCCCTCACCGGCAAGCAGATGGACCACCTGGAGGCGCAGAAGAAGCTGTGGGAGCGCTACGGTCATACCCAACTGGAGCTGATGGATGCCAAGCGCATCCGCGAGGTGGTGGCTACCGACAACTATATAGGCGGCATGCTCGACATGAGCGGCGGGCATATCCACCCGCTCAACCTGGCTCTGGGCGAGGCGGCGGCGGTGGAGTCCCTCGGCGGGGTGATCTACGAGCAGTCCCCGGCCACGCGCATCGAGCGCGGCGAGAACCCGGTGGTTCACACCCCCAACGGGCGGATCAGGGCCAAGTTCGTGGTGGTCGCCGGCAACGCCTACCTGGGCAACCTGATTCCGGAGCTATCGGCCAAGTCGATGCCCTGCGGCACCCAGGTGATCACCACCGAACCGCTGTCGGACGAACTGGCCAAGAGCCTGCTGCCGCAGGACTACTGCGTGGAAGACTGCAACTATCTGCTCGACTACTACCGCCTGTCCGGCGACAAGCGCCTGATCTTCGGCGGCGGCGTGGTCTATGGTGCTCGCGCCCCCTCGAACATCGAGGCGATCATTCGGCCGAAGATGCTCAAGGCCTTCCCGCAGCTGAAGGATGTGAAGATCGACTACGCCTGGACCGGCAACTTCCTGCTGACCCTGTCGCGCCTGCCCCAGGTCGGCCGTCTCGGCAACAACATCTACTACTCCCAGGGCTGCAGCGGCCACGGCGTGACCTACACCCATGTTGCCGGCAAAGTCCTGGCCGAGGCGTTACGCGGCCAGGCCGAGCGCTTCGACGCCTTCGCCGAACTCCCCCACTACCCTTTCCCCGGCGGCCAGCTCTTGCGCGTCCCCTTCACCGCCATGGGCGCCTGGTACTACAGCCTGCGCGACCGGCTCGGCGTATAA
- a CDS encoding PA2778 family cysteine peptidase has protein sequence MHKSLSGWRFLPFLLLLLLVGCARSPVLSPEASLLPERVELAGVPFFAQTAYQCGPAALATMLNQRGVTTSPGLLKDRVFIPEREGSLQVEMVAAARAHDLLVYPLEPRLEALLAEIAAGHPVLVLQNLGLDWYPRWHFAVLVGYDRRERTLILRSGTERRRLTAFASFDSTWARGGRWAVLTLPAGELPARPALRPWLKAASDLEETGHGAAAQRAYRAATQQWPEESLGWFALANSYYASGDKARAEEALRTSLTRQPDFAAGWFNLSQLLGERGCRQAAVQAQSCARRLEPGEARYATAARPASGAAEQCAAPPACPVTE, from the coding sequence ATGCATAAATCGTTGAGTGGCTGGCGTTTCCTTCCTTTCTTATTGCTTCTTCTGCTGGTTGGGTGTGCGAGGTCTCCGGTGTTGTCGCCGGAGGCCTCGCTTCTACCTGAGCGGGTGGAGCTCGCCGGCGTGCCGTTCTTTGCGCAAACCGCCTATCAGTGTGGTCCGGCGGCTCTGGCGACCATGCTCAACCAGCGTGGCGTGACGACCAGCCCGGGGCTGCTCAAGGATCGGGTCTTCATCCCGGAGCGCGAGGGCAGCCTGCAGGTGGAGATGGTGGCGGCCGCGCGGGCGCATGACCTCCTTGTGTATCCGCTGGAGCCGCGTCTGGAGGCTTTGCTGGCGGAGATCGCGGCGGGGCATCCGGTACTGGTCCTGCAGAACCTGGGACTCGACTGGTACCCGCGCTGGCACTTCGCCGTTTTGGTGGGGTATGACCGGCGCGAGCGCACGCTGATCCTGCGCTCGGGTACCGAGCGGCGCCGCCTGACCGCTTTCGCCAGCTTCGACAGCACCTGGGCGCGTGGCGGACGCTGGGCGGTGCTGACCCTGCCGGCCGGCGAGTTGCCGGCGCGGCCCGCACTGCGCCCCTGGCTCAAGGCCGCCAGCGACCTGGAGGAGACTGGTCATGGCGCGGCGGCGCAACGTGCCTATCGCGCCGCCACCCAGCAGTGGCCGGAAGAGTCGCTGGGCTGGTTCGCCCTGGCCAACAGCTATTACGCCAGTGGCGACAAGGCGAGGGCCGAAGAGGCCTTGCGCACCAGCCTGACCCGCCAGCCGGATTTCGCCGCGGGCTGGTTCAATCTCTCCCAGCTGTTGGGCGAACGCGGCTGTCGGCAGGCGGCGGTACAGGCGCAAAGCTGTGCCCGGCGTCTGGAACCCGGCGAGGCGCGCTATGCGACCGCGGCCAGGCCAGCATCCGGGGCGGCAGAGCAGTGCGCGGCGCCGCCGGCATGTCCAGTGACGGAGTGA
- a CDS encoding PA2779 family protein yields the protein MGKNSLFRRLAAVLAVFHLLMVAQVPLVNAAMIGTAEVLATQQQQVDRQQLLGMLEDQGVQKKLEAMGVERTQVEERINSLTNAELAQFNQQLQEAPAGSGVLGVIVLFLVIFIITDMLCATNIFSFVKCINR from the coding sequence ATGGGCAAGAATTCTCTGTTTCGTCGTTTGGCCGCCGTCCTGGCGGTGTTCCATCTGCTGATGGTGGCCCAGGTGCCGCTGGTCAACGCGGCCATGATCGGTACTGCCGAGGTCCTGGCTACGCAACAGCAGCAGGTCGACCGTCAGCAATTGCTGGGCATGCTGGAGGACCAGGGCGTACAGAAGAAGCTCGAAGCCATGGGCGTAGAGCGTACCCAGGTCGAGGAACGCATCAACAGCCTGACCAACGCCGAGCTGGCGCAGTTCAATCAACAGCTGCAGGAAGCCCCGGCGGGCAGTGGCGTGCTTGGGGTCATAGTGCTGTTCTTGGTGATCTTCATCATCACGGATATGCTCTGCGCGACCAATATCTTCAGTTTCGTCAAATGCATAAATCGTTGA
- a CDS encoding glucuronyl hydrolase — translation MNELLQQQPADASSPAERRRAIDALLQRLERVERSCRGGFPLYSPGLSDRWVVSAGGSWLGGFWAGLWWLRARVTGAAADRAKAAELGPRLATKLDSPSLNRSMIFWYGAAPGALWFGDEQAHLLLQRAAAAVARAFDREVGWIPLGTAMGGGTDGDRRIAIDTLAPTLRLLALSPRCDIRELAGQHLQASLAACGTWQGAYCGSSQHVQGRIVRHEPAGHWSRGQAWAMLGLVQAAGLYGEPYLDLARRACDYWLESRPDPLPANRLERPEAGEDPAAAAIAALAMLGLSSLLGGAGPWREQAESLTAALLRSRYFSSAGATPGIFGGMCYRTGPGEELVESACSSFFLLKLLLVLEGLLGPLAC, via the coding sequence ATGAACGAGTTGCTTCAACAACAACCGGCAGACGCCTCGAGTCCGGCGGAGCGTCGCAGGGCCATCGATGCGTTGCTGCAGCGTCTGGAGCGGGTCGAACGCAGCTGTCGGGGCGGTTTCCCGCTGTACTCCCCGGGGCTGTCGGATCGCTGGGTGGTATCCGCCGGCGGTTCCTGGCTGGGGGGATTCTGGGCCGGGCTCTGGTGGTTGCGGGCTCGTGTTACCGGCGCCGCCGCCGACCGCGCCAAGGCGGCGGAACTCGGCCCGCGGTTGGCGACCAAGCTGGACAGCCCGAGCCTGAACCGCAGCATGATCTTCTGGTACGGCGCCGCACCGGGGGCACTGTGGTTCGGCGATGAACAGGCGCACTTGCTGCTTCAGCGGGCGGCGGCTGCCGTGGCGCGGGCGTTCGATCGTGAGGTGGGCTGGATACCGCTGGGCACGGCCATGGGCGGCGGGACGGATGGTGACCGGCGGATCGCCATCGATACCCTGGCGCCCACCTTGCGCCTGCTGGCGCTGAGCCCGCGGTGCGATATCCGCGAGCTAGCCGGTCAGCACCTGCAGGCCAGCCTTGCCGCCTGCGGAACCTGGCAGGGCGCCTACTGCGGCAGCAGCCAGCACGTGCAGGGGCGCATCGTCCGGCATGAGCCGGCCGGGCACTGGTCCCGAGGCCAGGCCTGGGCGATGCTGGGGCTGGTGCAGGCGGCTGGTCTTTACGGCGAACCCTACTTGGACCTCGCGCGCCGGGCGTGCGACTACTGGCTCGAATCGCGCCCCGACCCTCTGCCGGCGAATCGCCTGGAGCGCCCGGAGGCCGGCGAGGACCCTGCGGCAGCGGCAATCGCCGCGCTTGCCATGCTGGGGCTGTCGTCTCTACTCGGGGGCGCCGGGCCCTGGCGCGAGCAGGCAGAAAGCTTGACCGCGGCGTTGCTGCGCAGCCGCTATTTCAGCTCGGCGGGTGCGACGCCCGGGATATTCGGCGGCATGTGCTATCGAACCGGGCCCGGGGAGGAACTGGTCGAATCTGCCTGCTCCAGCTTTTTCCTGCTCAAACTGCTTCTGGTGCTGGAGGGGCTGCTGGGACCATTGGCGTGCTAG
- a CDS encoding MFS transporter, which produces MALPMLIFYAIGTLGPFLVADLGIAPGWLGYLTMSAFGFAALLSLWAGALVNLLGSRRSLVLMALTATLAYGLIGVLPGFVGVVLAMALCGVAQALSNPATNLLIAERVAAPQKAAVVGLKQAGVQVAALFAGLVLPAVAQAFGWRAALLLLVPLGLLLALAAPRVAPRAAAPPPARFGLTRPSRELALLMAIQLCAGIALSAYITFLGVFAQQQGLSAVLTGGLVAVFGVSGILARVLLTPLGGRMRDESWLLLVLLALAAGAIGVTMQAAPERLWVLWVGTIGVGLTAVATNAIAMSMLLRDRVFGSPATSAGLLSVGFFGGFAVGPPSVGALSATSYGFTGAWSGLILVLVVGCLLALVLVGVRRARASVEGSGALSTSPARAE; this is translated from the coding sequence ATGGCGCTGCCGATGCTGATCTTCTATGCCATCGGCACCCTCGGGCCGTTCCTCGTCGCCGACCTGGGCATCGCGCCGGGCTGGCTGGGCTACCTGACCATGAGCGCGTTCGGCTTCGCCGCGTTGCTGTCGCTGTGGGCAGGGGCGCTGGTCAACCTGCTGGGCTCGCGCCGCTCGCTGGTGCTGATGGCGCTGACCGCGACTCTGGCCTATGGGTTGATCGGCGTGCTGCCCGGCTTCGTCGGGGTGGTGCTGGCCATGGCCCTTTGCGGCGTCGCCCAGGCGCTGTCCAACCCGGCGACTAACTTGCTGATTGCCGAGCGGGTGGCGGCACCGCAGAAGGCTGCGGTGGTGGGCCTGAAGCAGGCGGGCGTACAGGTCGCCGCCTTGTTCGCCGGCCTGGTCTTGCCGGCTGTCGCCCAGGCGTTCGGTTGGCGTGCGGCGCTGTTGTTGCTGGTCCCGCTGGGGCTGCTGCTGGCGTTGGCCGCGCCGCGGGTCGCACCCAGGGCGGCGGCGCCGCCACCCGCGCGTTTCGGTTTGACGCGGCCGAGCCGGGAGTTGGCGTTGCTGATGGCGATCCAGCTGTGCGCAGGCATCGCCCTCTCGGCCTATATCACCTTTCTCGGCGTGTTCGCCCAGCAGCAGGGCCTGTCTGCGGTGCTGACCGGCGGACTGGTGGCGGTGTTCGGCGTCAGCGGCATCCTCGCACGGGTGCTGCTGACGCCGCTCGGCGGACGGATGCGTGACGAGTCCTGGCTGCTGTTGGTGTTGCTGGCCCTGGCGGCAGGTGCCATCGGCGTGACCATGCAGGCCGCTCCCGAGCGCCTCTGGGTGCTCTGGGTGGGCACCATTGGCGTCGGCCTGACGGCGGTCGCGACCAATGCCATCGCCATGAGCATGCTCCTGCGCGACAGGGTCTTCGGCTCCCCGGCCACCTCGGCGGGCCTGCTGTCGGTGGGGTTCTTCGGCGGCTTCGCGGTCGGGCCGCCGAGCGTCGGAGCCTTGTCGGCCACGAGCTACGGATTCACCGGGGCCTGGAGCGGGTTGATCCTGGTGCTGGTCGTCGGTTGCCTGCTGGCGCTGGTCCTGGTCGGCGTAAGGCGCGCCAGGGCGAGCGTCGAAGGCTCCGGCGCCCTGTCTACCAGTCCGGCGAGGGCAGAATGA
- a CDS encoding acyl-CoA dehydrogenase family protein, whose protein sequence is MNQSQPSHLEPDARDLARRVRAFVETHILPREGELAGPRASAQACHAELAALARQEGLWGAFYPGRLASLEAYLAVAEQEGRSEYGPAVFGADATLDAHMLARHAGPDVRATFLAPLLRGDAVSAYGMSEPQSIGSIPATLTTRARLVDEQWRLEGRKWFICRADRASFVTVVARTDEGPLEGALSMILVPTAAHGFAIARELDILGRFQGQCEIVLDGVRVPRHNVLGQAGGGLALMQERLGLGRILRAAHWLGLAQRCFDQLCARVVSARGEQARLADKQLVRLRIFEAYQAIAGARGLLQDAARKFDAGVDNAIEGNVAKVAASRALSLVADSAIQIYGAEGLSELSPLSGIYRTARATHILDGTDDALISAVGRRLLDVYRSAGTLDFDWPTLAATRADTAHSGAKQGEAS, encoded by the coding sequence ATGAATCAGTCACAGCCGAGCCACCTGGAGCCGGACGCGCGTGACCTGGCGCGTCGGGTCAGGGCGTTCGTCGAGACGCACATCCTGCCCCGCGAGGGTGAACTGGCCGGCCCCCGCGCGAGCGCCCAGGCCTGCCACGCCGAACTGGCCGCCCTGGCCCGGCAAGAAGGGCTGTGGGGGGCCTTCTACCCGGGCCGTCTGGCCAGCCTGGAGGCCTACCTGGCGGTGGCCGAGCAGGAGGGACGCTCGGAATACGGCCCGGCCGTCTTCGGCGCGGATGCCACCCTGGATGCCCACATGCTGGCGCGACATGCCGGGCCGGACGTACGCGCCACCTTCCTCGCGCCGCTTCTGCGCGGGGATGCGGTGTCCGCCTACGGGATGTCCGAGCCCCAGAGCATCGGTTCGATTCCGGCGACCCTGACCACCCGCGCCCGCCTGGTGGATGAACAGTGGCGACTGGAAGGCCGCAAGTGGTTCATCTGTCGTGCCGACCGGGCCAGTTTCGTCACCGTGGTGGCGCGTACCGACGAGGGCCCTCTGGAAGGGGCGTTGTCGATGATCCTGGTGCCCACCGCGGCCCATGGCTTCGCCATCGCCCGTGAGCTGGACATCCTCGGCCGCTTCCAGGGCCAGTGCGAGATCGTCTTAGATGGTGTCCGGGTGCCGCGGCACAACGTCCTGGGGCAGGCCGGCGGCGGCCTGGCGCTGATGCAGGAGCGCCTCGGGCTGGGCCGCATCCTGCGTGCGGCGCACTGGCTGGGGCTGGCGCAGCGCTGCTTCGACCAGCTCTGCGCGCGGGTCGTGTCGGCGCGCGGCGAGCAGGCACGGCTGGCTGACAAGCAGCTGGTGCGCCTGCGGATCTTCGAGGCATACCAGGCCATCGCCGGCGCCCGCGGTCTGCTGCAGGACGCCGCGCGCAAGTTCGACGCCGGGGTGGACAACGCCATAGAAGGCAATGTGGCGAAGGTCGCCGCCTCCCGGGCCCTCAGCCTGGTGGCGGACTCGGCGATCCAGATCTACGGCGCCGAGGGGCTCAGCGAGCTGTCGCCGCTCTCCGGCATCTACCGGACGGCGCGCGCCACGCACATCCTCGACGGCACCGACGACGCCTTGATCAGCGCGGTCGGCCGTCGTCTGCTGGACGTCTACCGCAGCGCCGGCACCCTGGATTTCGACTGGCCGACGCTGGCCGCGACGCGGGCCGACACTGCCCACTCCGGGGCGAAGCAGGGGGAAGCCTCGTGA
- a CDS encoding AMP-binding protein produces MNNSGIIDLVPQSVRRAWARDGLYPNKSVFQLFRQHAEHSPDRLAVLSPEGSIAYGELLEQALRLAASLRARGIVPGDVVAYQLTNSWRCCAIDLAAAALGAVVAPFPPGRGRLDIESLLRRCDARAVIVPAEFGGIDLCELVDSLRPTLLSLRVPIVEGAAQRGWESLEQLLQAEPLGFEALPQVCPNSPVRLLVSSGTESEPKLVAYSHNALVGGRGRFLQRLHAQGESFRGMYLVPLGSSFGSSATFGCLSWLGGSIVVLPKFDVTAAIQAIETLRPTHILGVPTMLQRIAAEPRLADVDKSSLLGLISGGSLIDEASVRRCVEAFGCGFISLYGSADGVNCHNTLDDSLEVVLRSVGRPNPSVCEIRIVDERGAELPPGEVGEIKARGPLSPMQYVNAPELDARYRDAEGWVCTGDLGYIDRDGCLVLAGRKKDIIIRGGVNISPVQIEMLATGHPDVVSAACVAVADADLGQRVCICVTLRQGAPRFALGELTEYLRAQGLEVNKLPEYLRFYRQLPLSPAGKVDKKLLAAEIAFLERGIGIAC; encoded by the coding sequence ATGAACAACTCAGGCATTATCGATCTGGTTCCCCAGTCCGTTCGCCGCGCGTGGGCGCGCGATGGGCTCTATCCGAACAAGTCGGTGTTCCAGCTGTTCCGGCAGCATGCCGAGCACTCCCCCGACAGGCTCGCGGTACTCTCGCCGGAAGGCAGCATCGCCTATGGCGAGTTGCTCGAGCAGGCCCTGCGCCTGGCTGCGAGCCTGCGGGCGCGGGGCATAGTGCCCGGCGATGTGGTCGCCTATCAGCTCACCAACAGCTGGCGCTGCTGCGCCATCGACCTGGCGGCCGCCGCCCTGGGCGCGGTGGTCGCGCCTTTCCCGCCGGGACGTGGGCGCCTCGACATCGAGTCCCTGCTGCGCCGTTGCGACGCCCGGGCGGTGATAGTGCCGGCCGAGTTCGGCGGCATCGACCTGTGCGAACTGGTCGATTCACTGCGTCCGACCCTGTTGTCGCTGCGCGTGCCGATAGTCGAGGGTGCGGCGCAGCGTGGCTGGGAGTCCCTGGAGCAGTTGCTGCAGGCCGAGCCCCTGGGGTTCGAGGCGCTGCCGCAGGTCTGCCCCAACTCGCCGGTGCGCCTGCTGGTGTCCTCCGGCACCGAGTCGGAGCCCAAGCTGGTGGCTTATTCGCACAACGCCCTGGTCGGCGGGCGCGGGCGTTTCCTGCAGCGCCTGCATGCGCAGGGCGAGAGCTTCCGCGGCATGTACCTGGTGCCCCTGGGGTCCTCGTTCGGCTCCTCGGCCACTTTCGGCTGCCTGTCCTGGCTGGGTGGCTCCATCGTGGTGCTGCCGAAGTTCGACGTGACGGCGGCGATCCAGGCCATCGAGACCCTGCGGCCCACCCATATCCTCGGGGTGCCGACCATGCTCCAGCGCATCGCCGCCGAACCGCGCTTGGCAGACGTCGACAAGTCCAGCCTGCTGGGCCTGATCAGCGGCGGCTCGCTGATCGACGAGGCCAGCGTGCGGCGCTGCGTCGAAGCCTTCGGTTGTGGCTTCATCAGCCTGTACGGCTCGGCCGACGGGGTGAACTGCCACAACACCCTCGACGACTCGCTCGAGGTGGTGCTGCGCAGCGTCGGCAGGCCCAACCCGAGCGTCTGCGAGATCCGCATCGTCGACGAGCGGGGCGCCGAGCTGCCCCCGGGGGAGGTCGGCGAGATCAAGGCGCGCGGGCCCCTGAGCCCGATGCAGTACGTCAACGCGCCGGAGCTCGATGCCCGCTACCGCGACGCCGAGGGCTGGGTGTGCACCGGTGACCTGGGCTATATCGACCGCGACGGCTGTCTGGTGCTGGCCGGGCGCAAGAAGGACATCATCATCCGCGGTGGGGTGAACATCAGCCCGGTGCAGATCGAGATGCTCGCCACCGGCCATCCCGACGTGGTCAGTGCCGCCTGCGTCGCCGTGGCGGACGCCGACCTGGGGCAGCGCGTATGCATCTGCGTGACGCTGCGCCAGGGCGCGCCGCGCTTCGCCCTCGGCGAGCTGACCGAATACCTGCGCGCCCAGGGGCTGGAGGTCAACAAGTTGCCGGAGTACCTGCGCTTCTACCGGCAACTGCCGCTGAGCCCGGCCGGCAAGGTCGACAAGAAGCTGCTCGCCGCCGAGATCGCGTTCCTCGAACGCGGCATCGGCATCGCCTGTTGA
- a CDS encoding CoA transferase: MSIPLAGCTLAGAFAHVPPAFAPVATAVLSQARALGIELGPATGSGASGLDFHFEVPGLAPIAASLCGWADGCSHGASELTVQAASGLMAVHGRASGGARPLGLDYVSTLAACLAMQGVFAAAVGQLRGAGQTRVELSLAAAAALGVGQYLAGATAPEGAERLLPGCSSPRQRPPFTSADGVVFELETLDAGPWRRFWTSLGVPDELAGKGWSAFLMRYAKAISPLPAELMEALARQPYGWIAERCRDSGVAICPLRSLAERLADDDLPPLLERGPWAFGPGRAAAAPLPAVARGALPLHRVTVIESCRRIQGPLAGHLLALLGAEVVRIELPGGDPLRGMPPLADGCSVRFDALNRHKRVREVDIKSPRGRAELLEMASQAEVFLHNWAPGKAAELGLDADDLARVNPALVYAYAGGWGDDQRLQRMPGTDFMVQAYSGVAQRSARASAGVGGSLFTVLDVLGGVVAAQGVSAALLKRALDGEAGRVDSSLLGAATLLCHGELQALRAGNAPAQPLLAGVYPTARGQLALECHEAVDLQRLAGALDCQLAAEPALRDEQLRRCLAARDALAWQELLREFGLAASAVREDLSALHEDGRIKPCLRTDTYTLVTSPWSFT, translated from the coding sequence ATGTCCATTCCCCTGGCCGGATGCACCCTTGCCGGCGCCTTTGCCCATGTCCCACCGGCCTTCGCCCCCGTGGCTACCGCCGTTCTCAGTCAAGCCCGGGCCCTGGGCATAGAACTCGGCCCCGCCACGGGGAGCGGCGCCTCGGGGCTAGATTTTCATTTCGAGGTCCCGGGGCTCGCACCTATCGCCGCCAGCCTCTGCGGCTGGGCCGACGGCTGCAGCCACGGCGCCAGCGAACTGACGGTACAGGCCGCCTCGGGCCTGATGGCCGTGCATGGCCGCGCCAGTGGCGGGGCGCGTCCCCTGGGCCTGGACTACGTCTCGACCCTGGCCGCCTGCCTGGCCATGCAGGGCGTCTTCGCCGCCGCCGTTGGCCAGTTGCGCGGCGCCGGGCAGACGCGGGTCGAGCTGTCCCTGGCCGCCGCCGCGGCATTGGGCGTCGGCCAGTACCTGGCCGGTGCCACCGCCCCGGAAGGCGCCGAACGCTTGTTGCCGGGCTGCAGTTCGCCACGTCAGCGGCCGCCGTTCACCTCCGCCGACGGTGTGGTGTTCGAGCTGGAGACCCTGGATGCCGGGCCCTGGCGGCGTTTCTGGACGTCCCTGGGGGTGCCGGACGAACTGGCCGGCAAGGGCTGGAGCGCGTTCCTCATGCGTTACGCCAAGGCGATTTCGCCGTTGCCGGCAGAGCTGATGGAGGCCCTGGCGCGCCAGCCCTATGGGTGGATCGCCGAGCGCTGCCGGGACAGTGGGGTGGCCATCTGCCCGCTGCGCAGCCTGGCCGAGCGGCTGGCCGACGATGACCTGCCGCCCCTGCTGGAGCGGGGACCCTGGGCGTTCGGGCCGGGCCGGGCAGCGGCGGCGCCGCTTCCCGCCGTTGCCCGGGGGGCGTTGCCGTTGCACCGGGTCACCGTCATCGAGTCGTGCCGGCGCATCCAGGGCCCGCTGGCCGGCCACCTGCTGGCGCTGCTCGGCGCCGAGGTGGTGCGTATCGAGCTGCCCGGCGGCGATCCGCTGCGCGGCATGCCGCCGCTGGCGGACGGTTGCTCGGTGCGCTTCGACGCGCTCAACCGTCACAAGCGGGTGCGCGAAGTGGATATCAAATCGCCGCGGGGCCGCGCCGAGCTGCTGGAAATGGCCAGCCAGGCCGAGGTGTTCCTGCACAACTGGGCGCCCGGCAAGGCGGCCGAACTGGGGCTGGACGCGGACGACCTGGCGCGGGTCAACCCGGCGCTGGTCTACGCCTACGCGGGCGGCTGGGGCGATGACCAGCGCCTGCAGCGGATGCCGGGCACCGACTTCATGGTGCAGGCCTATTCGGGGGTGGCGCAACGGAGCGCCCGGGCCTCGGCGGGCGTCGGCGGTTCGCTGTTCACCGTGCTGGACGTGCTGGGCGGCGTGGTCGCGGCCCAGGGCGTCAGTGCAGCCCTGCTCAAGCGTGCGCTGGATGGCGAGGCGGGGCGGGTCGACAGCTCGCTGCTCGGCGCCGCGACCCTGCTGTGCCATGGCGAGTTGCAGGCCCTGCGCGCCGGCAACGCGCCGGCCCAGCCGCTGCTCGCCGGCGTCTATCCCACCGCCCGGGGACAGCTGGCGCTCGAGTGCCACGAGGCGGTGGACCTGCAGCGCCTGGCCGGCGCCCTGGACTGCCAGCTGGCGGCCGAGCCGGCCTTGCGTGACGAGCAGCTCCGCCGTTGCCTGGCGGCCCGCGATGCCCTGGCCTGGCAAGAACTCTTGCGGGAGTTCGGCCTGGCCGCTTCCGCGGTTCGAGAAGACCTGTCGGCGTTGCATGAAGACGGGCGGATTAAGCCGTGTTTGCGTACGGATACCTACACCCTGGTCACGTCTCCCTGGAGTTTCACATGA
- a CDS encoding MoaD/ThiS family protein: MPVSVAIPTLLRPFTAEQKRVEAEGATVRELIEGLEAHYPGIKERLLDADQMHRFVNLYVNDNDIRFADNLETALQDGDSVTILPAVAGG, encoded by the coding sequence ATGCCCGTTTCCGTTGCCATTCCCACCCTGTTGCGCCCGTTCACCGCTGAGCAGAAGCGCGTCGAGGCCGAAGGCGCCACCGTGCGCGAACTCATCGAGGGCCTGGAAGCGCACTATCCAGGGATCAAGGAGCGTCTGCTGGATGCCGATCAGATGCACCGCTTCGTCAACCTCTACGTCAACGACAACGACATCCGCTTCGCCGACAACCTGGAGACGGCGCTGCAGGATGGCGACAGCGTGACCATCCTGCCCGCCGTCGCCGGCGGCTGA
- a CDS encoding Mov34/MPN/PAD-1 family protein yields MLIILSELLDAMLAMAREDHPLETCGVIVAPVGSPLPTRLIPMRNAAQSQSFFQFDPQEQLRVWREMECRNEEPRVIYHSHTHSAGYPSRDDIRLAGEPQAHYVILCTAQNCGPPVRSFRIVNGQVTEEGIQAVAQYPAAVVSR; encoded by the coding sequence ATGCTGATCATCCTTTCCGAACTGCTCGACGCCATGCTCGCCATGGCGCGCGAGGACCATCCGCTGGAAACCTGCGGTGTGATAGTCGCGCCAGTGGGGTCGCCGCTGCCGACGCGGCTGATTCCGATGCGCAACGCCGCGCAGTCGCAATCCTTCTTCCAGTTCGACCCGCAGGAGCAGTTGCGCGTCTGGCGGGAGATGGAGTGCCGCAACGAAGAGCCGCGGGTGATCTACCACTCCCATACCCACTCGGCCGGATACCCCAGCCGCGACGACATACGGCTCGCCGGCGAACCCCAGGCGCACTACGTGATCCTCTGCACCGCGCAGAACTGTGGCCCGCCGGTACGCAGCTTCCGCATCGTCAACGGCCAGGTGACCGAGGAAGGCATCCAGGCGGTGGCGCAGTACCCCGCCGCGGTGGTTTCCCGCTGA